A genomic segment from Haladaptatus sp. R4 encodes:
- a CDS encoding Zn-dependent hydrolase, with product MPIEIDRKRFVDTMKKQAEIGATENGGLHRLALSDDDREIRDWFYEQMDDEGLDIRIDEFGNMFGRREGRNPEKGTILLGSHLDSQPYGGIYDGALGVIAALEFVRTLNDEGIETEHPVEIVNWTNEEGSRYQPAMQGSGVWASNHDLAEEYDKTDEDGNRFEDELERIGYKGDVPVTPTENYDGYFELHIEQGPYLEENDMDVGIVTGIVGFTWGAITYYGEADHTGPTPMHYRSDALIGAADVITQIRRIANSLGERTVGSTGFMDVQPNSINIIPGEVTFTWGFRDPSDEVVEDAFDRVLAEAEMAAEREGLDWEWEERMRAPSVDFAERNIVAVERATENLGYDAMRIFSGAGHDATHVADIMDTSMVFAVSENGKSHSEEEYTSWDDCYMAANTFANAALELAMED from the coding sequence ATGCCCATCGAGATAGACCGGAAACGGTTTGTGGATACGATGAAAAAACAAGCCGAAATCGGTGCGACTGAAAACGGCGGACTGCATCGTTTGGCACTTTCCGACGACGACCGAGAAATTCGTGACTGGTTTTACGAGCAGATGGACGACGAGGGCCTCGACATTCGCATCGACGAGTTCGGAAACATGTTTGGCCGACGGGAGGGACGGAACCCCGAAAAGGGGACGATTCTGCTCGGCTCACACCTCGATTCACAGCCATACGGAGGGATATACGATGGTGCACTTGGCGTCATTGCTGCCCTCGAGTTCGTTCGTACGCTCAATGACGAGGGAATAGAAACCGAACATCCAGTCGAGATCGTCAACTGGACGAACGAGGAAGGGTCACGGTATCAACCTGCGATGCAAGGAAGTGGTGTATGGGCCAGTAACCACGACCTAGCGGAGGAATACGACAAAACAGACGAAGATGGGAACCGATTCGAGGACGAATTGGAGCGAATCGGATACAAAGGGGATGTACCGGTAACTCCGACGGAGAACTACGACGGCTACTTCGAACTCCACATCGAGCAGGGACCGTATCTAGAGGAGAACGACATGGACGTTGGAATCGTTACGGGCATCGTCGGTTTTACTTGGGGTGCAATCACCTATTATGGAGAAGCCGATCACACAGGGCCCACGCCCATGCATTACCGCAGTGATGCACTCATCGGGGCGGCGGACGTAATCACACAAATTCGGCGAATAGCGAATTCGCTTGGGGAGCGAACCGTCGGTTCGACCGGTTTTATGGATGTTCAACCGAATTCGATCAACATCATCCCTGGTGAAGTCACGTTCACGTGGGGCTTTCGTGACCCAAGCGATGAGGTCGTCGAAGACGCCTTCGACCGCGTTCTTGCCGAGGCGGAGATGGCAGCGGAACGAGAAGGGCTCGACTGGGAATGGGAAGAACGCATGCGTGCCCCATCCGTCGACTTCGCCGAGAGAAACATCGTAGCGGTCGAACGGGCCACGGAAAACCTCGGATACGACGCGATGCGGATCTTCAGTGGAGCAGGTCACGACGCCACACACGTTGCCGATATCATGGATACGTCGATGGTGTTTGCCGTCAGTGAGAATGGAAAAAGCCACTCCGAGGAAGAGTACACGAGCTGGGACGACTGCTATATGGCGGCAAACACGTTTGCGAACGCCGCACTCGAACTCGCAATGGAGGACTGA
- a CDS encoding amidase, whose protein sequence is MHTEMISSLGEIPMSSPSFELLETTIDQIHHAYEEGDLDSRELVESYLERIEAYDQTGPEIQSIITINPDVRERAEELDQVLRESGDFVGALHGIPVVVKDQIKTKGITTTFGSVAFEDYVPEQNATLIERLEDAGAIVLAKTNLPDWATSWFAFSSVLGRTKNPYALDRDPGGSSSGTGAAVAANFASVGIGEDTGGSIRLPASFTNLFGFRVTPGLISRTGLSPLVVSQDTAGPMTRTVKDTAILLDVLAGYDSTDPYTVTNELTHVDGTYVNQLTEDGLNGARIGILRDKFGDDSDPKAKPVNQLVEETIELMSDAGAEIVDPIQIDDIDHYVEETSLYLVQSKRDINEFLTNQANAPVESVDEIYEQEFYHELLDLLEGIAEGPTDPEDEPDYWRKIVLQDTFQRILLNTFAQHRLDAVLCPDVQVVPPKADEVQSGALDTLTFPTNTVIASQAGCCAMSIPAGVTDEGLPVGVELIGKPYDEATLLKLAYAYEQIANPRVIPDTTPALESEE, encoded by the coding sequence ATGCATACTGAGATGATATCTTCACTAGGGGAGATACCGATGTCATCACCGTCATTCGAACTATTAGAAACGACTATCGACCAAATCCACCACGCATACGAAGAGGGAGACTTGGACAGTCGCGAACTTGTCGAGAGCTATCTCGAACGCATCGAAGCATACGACCAAACCGGTCCGGAGATTCAGTCGATCATTACGATCAATCCGGACGTCCGAGAGAGGGCCGAGGAACTCGATCAGGTATTGAGAGAATCAGGAGATTTCGTTGGGGCACTTCATGGTATCCCTGTAGTGGTAAAAGACCAAATTAAGACAAAGGGAATCACGACGACCTTTGGTTCCGTGGCGTTCGAAGACTATGTGCCAGAGCAAAACGCGACACTTATCGAACGACTCGAAGACGCTGGCGCAATCGTTCTTGCGAAGACAAACCTTCCAGATTGGGCGACCTCGTGGTTCGCATTCTCATCAGTTCTGGGACGAACTAAAAATCCGTATGCACTCGACCGTGATCCGGGTGGGTCGAGTAGTGGGACAGGTGCTGCAGTGGCTGCCAATTTCGCTTCGGTTGGCATCGGAGAGGACACGGGTGGTTCGATACGCTTGCCAGCGTCGTTCACAAACCTCTTCGGATTCCGTGTCACGCCAGGACTTATCAGTAGAACGGGTCTATCGCCACTCGTTGTCTCACAGGACACTGCTGGGCCGATGACCAGAACGGTGAAAGATACTGCAATCCTACTTGACGTACTCGCTGGATACGATTCAACCGACCCGTACACAGTCACGAACGAGTTAACACACGTGGATGGGACGTACGTCAACCAACTTACGGAAGATGGTCTTAATGGTGCTCGAATCGGCATTCTCCGCGATAAATTTGGCGACGATTCCGATCCGAAGGCGAAGCCAGTCAACCAGCTCGTTGAGGAAACAATCGAACTGATGAGTGATGCTGGGGCAGAAATCGTAGACCCGATTCAAATCGACGATATCGACCACTACGTTGAGGAAACGTCCTTGTACCTCGTTCAATCGAAGCGAGATATCAACGAATTTCTGACGAACCAAGCGAACGCACCGGTCGAATCAGTCGACGAGATTTACGAACAAGAATTCTATCACGAACTTCTTGACTTACTCGAAGGCATTGCAGAGGGTCCTACCGACCCGGAAGACGAACCAGATTATTGGCGAAAAATCGTCCTTCAAGACACCTTCCAACGAATCCTCCTCAATACGTTCGCTCAACATCGACTGGACGCGGTTCTGTGTCCGGATGTACAGGTAGTCCCACCGAAAGCAGATGAAGTGCAGTCCGGTGCGCTCGATACGCTCACATTCCCGACGAATACGGTCATCGCGTCACAAGCTGGATGCTGTGCGATGTCGATACCTGCTGGAGTAACGGACGAGGGACTTCCCGTTGGTGTCGAACTCATTGGTAAACCATATGACGAAGCGACATTGTTGAAACTGGCCTACGCGTACGAACAGATTGCAAACCCCCGTGTCATTCCGGATACGACACCAGCGCTAGAGTCAGAAGAGTAA
- a CDS encoding cytosine permease codes for MSENSKDNANDTTELEGLSPIPRDERTMGLSHYIPVWWSSLIIVQAFAVAFFAVYPHGNLNLVQAGIAIGIGTIIATIFFILNGFPGYEEGIPFAVQTRSAFGTRGSIIPNYLRIIPAIGWLGIGNWIGALAIQTITTTLWGFGNVWVYFVLFVLLNVGLALNGITSIKWFDSIAAGILGLLLAYTVYLVLTTQHIPSDVINYSGSWGSQFYATISAAVGFIITGALNASDLSRHLKEKGGARNQVLGHAFGIAPPMMFMLLVGLVFGVSTGNANPIEAIMIVAPNPLVGSAMLLFVLGAQISTNLTLNILPPTHVFQDSLGISWRQGVVLTSALSVVSFPWYLFSSNIFYTFINAYSVFLGPALGILIADYWIIRKRDTDITSLYTVDKSSKFWFIRGFSMSALVSLLLGAAVSIPFLDISWMVGLPIGFVCYCALKRFEFDQLLTDLVADTTRSSTKSSND; via the coding sequence ATGAGTGAAAATTCAAAAGACAACGCGAACGATACGACGGAACTCGAGGGATTGAGTCCGATTCCACGAGACGAGCGGACAATGGGTCTCTCCCACTACATTCCGGTCTGGTGGTCATCGCTGATCATCGTCCAAGCATTTGCTGTCGCGTTTTTCGCCGTTTATCCCCACGGGAATTTGAATCTCGTTCAAGCGGGCATCGCGATCGGGATCGGAACGATCATTGCAACGATATTTTTCATTCTGAACGGATTCCCCGGCTACGAAGAAGGAATCCCGTTTGCCGTTCAGACACGGTCTGCATTTGGCACTCGGGGGTCGATCATTCCGAACTATCTGCGAATTATTCCCGCCATCGGATGGCTTGGTATCGGGAACTGGATCGGGGCTCTTGCGATTCAAACGATCACGACGACGTTGTGGGGATTTGGAAACGTCTGGGTGTACTTCGTTCTATTCGTCCTTCTGAACGTTGGCCTCGCACTCAACGGGATCACGTCCATCAAGTGGTTCGATTCGATCGCCGCCGGGATTCTAGGACTGTTGCTGGCATATACGGTGTATCTCGTTCTCACGACGCAGCATATTCCCAGTGACGTTATCAACTACTCTGGATCGTGGGGGAGTCAGTTCTACGCGACGATTTCGGCGGCCGTCGGATTCATTATCACGGGTGCACTCAACGCCTCGGACCTCAGCCGCCATCTCAAGGAAAAGGGAGGTGCTCGTAACCAAGTATTGGGCCATGCCTTCGGTATCGCACCACCGATGATGTTCATGTTATTGGTGGGGCTGGTCTTTGGTGTCTCGACCGGAAATGCGAACCCGATCGAGGCGATAATGATCGTCGCACCCAATCCGCTCGTCGGTAGTGCGATGTTGCTGTTCGTATTGGGCGCACAGATTTCGACGAATCTCACCCTCAACATCCTCCCACCGACTCACGTTTTCCAGGATTCGCTCGGTATTTCGTGGCGCCAAGGAGTCGTTCTCACGAGTGCGCTGTCGGTTGTTTCCTTCCCTTGGTATCTCTTTTCGAGCAACATATTCTACACGTTCATCAACGCATATTCCGTCTTCCTCGGTCCGGCTCTTGGAATTCTGATCGCAGACTACTGGATCATCAGGAAACGCGATACCGATATCACGTCCCTCTACACAGTAGATAAAAGCTCGAAGTTTTGGTTCATTCGCGGGTTCTCGATGTCCGCACTCGTCAGCCTCTTGTTGGGGGCAGCCGTGAGTATCCCCTTCCTCGATATCTCGTGGATGGTGGGACTGCCGATCGGATTTGTCTGTTACTGTGCTCTAAAGCGATTTGAATTCGATCAACTCCTCACCGATCTCGTCGCGGACACTACCCGGAGTTCCACAAAGAGCAGCAACGATTGA
- a CDS encoding CoA-acylating methylmalonate-semialdehyde dehydrogenase: MTMETPIDIDSVQNYIDGEWRAPSGSDGQDIVNPATEETIAHTNFSTTSDVDEAVQAGYEAFLEWREVPVEERIQPLFRLKQLLEDHQDEIAELLVREHGKTFQEAKGELRRGIENVEVACGIPSLMQAGHLPNAAPEIDETAVRKPLGVFTAITPYNFPGMIPLWFLPYAVATGNAFILKPSERDPLTAQYLFELVKNAGFPDGILQLVNGSKETVNTLLEHDDIAGVSFVGSTPVAKYVYETAAANGKRVQAQGGAKNHIVVAESADLDFAAEQTIGSAFANTGQRCLANPVAVVVDDVYDEFADRVVERAENMTVADGLTDDSEMGPLITPDQQDRVEDYIGEGIEDGADLLLDGRELETPDTGNFLRPTIFGDVDPEMSIACEEIFGPVLALIRADDFEDALGIVNRSRFGNAASLFTDRGSDARKFRHTVDAGNLGVNTGTAAPMAFFHFGGWKDSFFGDLHAQGEDMIHFYTDKVVYIERWPDA, translated from the coding sequence ATGACGATGGAAACTCCGATCGACATCGATTCCGTACAGAATTACATCGATGGGGAATGGCGAGCCCCGAGCGGTTCCGACGGCCAAGATATCGTAAATCCTGCGACGGAAGAGACGATAGCACACACGAACTTCAGTACTACTTCCGACGTCGACGAGGCAGTGCAGGCTGGCTATGAAGCGTTCTTGGAGTGGCGAGAGGTTCCGGTTGAAGAACGTATCCAACCACTGTTTCGATTGAAGCAATTACTCGAAGATCATCAAGACGAAATCGCGGAACTGCTGGTCAGAGAACACGGAAAAACGTTTCAAGAAGCGAAAGGAGAGCTCCGCAGAGGCATCGAAAACGTCGAAGTCGCCTGTGGTATTCCATCGCTCATGCAAGCGGGCCACCTCCCGAACGCTGCCCCGGAGATCGATGAAACCGCCGTCCGGAAACCACTCGGCGTGTTCACCGCAATCACGCCGTACAACTTCCCGGGAATGATTCCCCTCTGGTTCCTTCCCTACGCGGTTGCCACTGGTAACGCATTTATCCTCAAACCGAGCGAACGCGATCCGCTTACCGCACAATATCTGTTCGAGCTCGTGAAAAACGCTGGATTCCCTGACGGGATTTTACAACTCGTGAATGGGAGCAAGGAGACGGTCAATACATTGTTGGAACACGACGATATCGCGGGGGTATCCTTCGTCGGAAGTACTCCAGTGGCCAAGTACGTGTACGAAACGGCTGCAGCCAACGGTAAACGGGTTCAAGCGCAAGGAGGAGCGAAAAACCACATCGTTGTCGCCGAATCCGCCGATCTCGATTTCGCCGCCGAGCAAACGATCGGATCCGCCTTCGCGAACACCGGACAACGATGTCTCGCGAACCCCGTTGCAGTCGTCGTCGACGATGTTTACGACGAATTTGCCGATCGGGTGGTCGAACGCGCCGAGAACATGACCGTTGCCGATGGGTTGACTGACGATTCCGAAATGGGGCCGCTCATCACGCCGGATCAGCAAGACCGGGTCGAAGACTACATTGGAGAAGGTATCGAGGACGGTGCAGATCTCCTCCTAGATGGCCGCGAACTCGAAACACCCGATACTGGGAATTTCCTTCGACCGACGATCTTCGGCGATGTCGATCCGGAGATGAGTATCGCCTGTGAGGAGATTTTCGGACCGGTCCTCGCGTTGATCCGCGCTGACGATTTCGAAGATGCCCTCGGCATCGTGAATCGAAGTCGGTTCGGTAACGCCGCCAGTCTCTTTACCGACCGGGGAAGCGATGCCCGAAAATTCCGCCATACGGTCGACGCTGGCAACCTCGGTGTGAATACAGGAACGGCCGCTCCGATGGCATTCTTCCACTTCGGTGGTTGGAAGGATTCCTTCTTTGGTGATCTCCACGCACAAGGTGAAGACATGATTCATTTCTACACCGATAAAGTGGTCTACATCGAGCGATGGCCTGACGCCTGA
- a CDS encoding cupin domain-containing protein, with translation MGYHLIDSNDLDQWDDRPTDVRSLSVAAGYDYQNSKLGLRVYELSPGEQSGLSYHTHDEQVEAFYVLDGTLHVETPDETYVVESDQVLFVDPGSPQRAFNPQTAETATRILAIGAPSVDDARPYDPTDDA, from the coding sequence ATGGGATACCATCTCATCGATTCGAACGACCTTGACCAGTGGGACGACCGTCCGACCGATGTCCGGTCGCTCAGTGTTGCAGCAGGGTACGACTATCAGAACTCGAAGCTCGGCCTTCGGGTCTATGAACTCTCTCCCGGTGAGCAGTCCGGGCTGAGCTACCACACCCACGACGAGCAAGTCGAAGCATTCTACGTTCTCGACGGGACGCTTCACGTCGAAACCCCCGACGAGACGTATGTTGTAGAATCAGATCAAGTCCTTTTTGTCGATCCTGGAAGCCCGCAGCGAGCATTCAATCCTCAAACCGCCGAAACAGCCACACGTATCCTCGCTATCGGGGCACCATCTGTTGACGACGCGCGCCCGTACGATCCAACTGACGACGCGTGA
- a CDS encoding dihydroorotase family protein, translated as MVVETIISGGTVVTATGKTDASIAIDDGQIVGIGTDETLPDASETIDASGLLVMPGVIDPHVHIDDMFSIDSYESATGAAAVGGTTSYIDFAWQAWDGEMGIWDEDGTLLEGVKRKQEKGEDALVDYSLHGAITREDPAVFDEIPDVIDAGVTSFKMFTAYEHGLSNGFMNRAIQHIAAEDAVGVFHTEDPSICDSLTEQFKEEGKGDPEWYPKSRPDYAEAMAAEDAARMAVEAGMKYYGIHTTCRKAADILEYFQDDGSMIRAETCTHYCTLDDSIFEEMGNLPMIAPPIRKPDDIEAMFEHLHNGCLSVVSTDHCGYRLDQKQVENWWDSAFGANALQVSLPVFYDEAVNRRGFSPSFVVRVMATNPADTFGLSEKGALETGKDADIVLMDPDETYSITADNNVSKAEFSIYEGRTVTGRVKKTLVRGEVVAEDGEVVGDPGYGQFIEREVPDWNTQ; from the coding sequence ATGGTAGTTGAGACCATAATTAGCGGTGGAACAGTGGTAACTGCTACAGGAAAAACCGACGCTAGTATCGCGATCGACGACGGGCAAATCGTCGGTATCGGAACCGATGAAACGTTACCGGACGCATCCGAAACGATCGATGCATCCGGTTTACTCGTAATGCCCGGCGTGATCGATCCACACGTCCACATCGATGATATGTTCTCCATCGATAGCTACGAATCCGCGACGGGTGCCGCTGCTGTCGGTGGGACGACCTCATACATCGACTTTGCATGGCAAGCATGGGACGGTGAGATGGGAATTTGGGACGAAGACGGGACGCTACTGGAAGGCGTCAAGCGAAAGCAGGAGAAAGGGGAAGATGCGCTGGTCGATTACAGTCTTCACGGTGCAATCACACGAGAGGACCCCGCCGTTTTCGATGAAATCCCCGACGTAATCGATGCTGGTGTGACGTCGTTCAAGATGTTCACCGCATACGAGCACGGCCTTTCGAACGGATTCATGAACAGGGCCATACAGCATATCGCGGCGGAAGATGCCGTCGGTGTGTTTCACACGGAAGACCCATCGATCTGTGACTCGCTGACCGAACAATTCAAAGAGGAAGGAAAAGGGGATCCGGAATGGTATCCGAAATCACGTCCGGATTACGCGGAAGCCATGGCGGCCGAGGATGCGGCGCGAATGGCGGTCGAAGCAGGGATGAAGTACTATGGAATACACACGACGTGTCGAAAAGCGGCCGACATTCTGGAGTACTTCCAAGACGACGGCAGCATGATTCGTGCCGAAACGTGCACCCATTACTGTACGCTCGACGATTCGATCTTCGAGGAGATGGGCAATCTCCCCATGATTGCACCGCCAATCAGAAAGCCGGATGACATCGAGGCGATGTTCGAACATCTTCACAACGGCTGTTTGAGTGTCGTCTCGACCGACCATTGTGGATATCGACTCGATCAGAAACAAGTCGAAAACTGGTGGGATAGTGCGTTTGGAGCGAACGCCCTTCAAGTCAGTTTACCGGTGTTCTACGATGAAGCAGTGAATCGCAGAGGATTCTCACCGTCGTTCGTGGTACGAGTGATGGCTACGAACCCCGCCGACACGTTTGGACTCTCGGAGAAGGGAGCGTTGGAGACGGGGAAGGACGCGGATATCGTTCTCATGGATCCGGATGAAACGTATTCCATCACTGCCGACAACAACGTCAGCAAAGCCGAATTCTCGATTTACGAAGGACGAACGGTCACCGGTCGCGTGAAGAAAACCCTCGTCCGAGGTGAAGTCGTCGCAGAAGACGGGGAAGTCGTCGGAGACCCAGGATATGGGCAGTTTATCGAACGTGAGGTCCCTGACTGGAATACACAGTGA
- a CDS encoding LLM class flavin-dependent oxidoreductase, whose amino-acid sequence MADPQFDRVGIWNWEREDIADEVRYAQYAESKGLDSVWQGESRLVRDAMTVMGAYTQVTDEIDIAPGVTNCYTRNVALMAQTFSTLDELSGGRMKLGIGAWWDPLASKVGIDRKNPLRRMWEYCTVVRKLFDLENVTYEGQTLNVEDIELDLVRSDASPRDVPIYIGATGPTMHKLTGELVGNGIAGGVFMNYLIPPEHNELGMQKLTEGVEKQGGSIEDVDRPQLIAVSMDEDRQRAIDQARGLVTQYIGQQPHIRKGSGIAPELGDQVEAELGSWPATAEDIERASVLVDDDIVTNVVAAGTPEDVVSRVQDYCDAGCTEPVLYSLGDNVEEVIDVFAEFKSE is encoded by the coding sequence ATGGCAGATCCACAATTCGATCGCGTTGGAATCTGGAATTGGGAGCGCGAAGATATCGCCGACGAAGTACGGTATGCCCAGTATGCAGAATCCAAAGGATTGGACTCGGTTTGGCAGGGTGAGTCGCGCCTCGTTCGAGATGCGATGACCGTCATGGGCGCATATACGCAGGTCACCGACGAGATAGACATCGCCCCCGGTGTGACGAACTGTTATACACGGAACGTGGCGTTGATGGCCCAGACGTTCTCCACGCTCGACGAACTCTCCGGGGGACGGATGAAGCTCGGCATCGGTGCCTGGTGGGATCCCCTCGCATCAAAAGTCGGCATCGACCGCAAGAACCCACTTCGGAGAATGTGGGAATACTGTACTGTGGTCCGGAAATTGTTCGACCTCGAGAACGTGACTTACGAGGGTCAGACTCTCAACGTCGAGGACATCGAACTCGATCTCGTCCGTTCGGACGCTTCACCACGGGATGTCCCGATATACATCGGTGCCACGGGCCCAACGATGCACAAACTCACCGGTGAACTGGTAGGTAACGGAATTGCAGGCGGTGTATTCATGAACTATCTCATCCCACCCGAACACAACGAACTCGGCATGCAGAAGCTCACGGAGGGAGTCGAGAAACAAGGTGGCTCGATCGAGGACGTCGATCGACCACAGTTGATTGCAGTCTCGATGGATGAGGACCGCCAACGAGCGATCGACCAAGCCCGTGGACTGGTAACCCAATACATCGGACAGCAGCCACACATTAGGAAGGGATCGGGAATCGCCCCCGAACTCGGTGACCAAGTTGAGGCGGAATTAGGAAGCTGGCCCGCAACGGCCGAGGATATCGAACGTGCAAGCGTCCTCGTGGATGACGATATTGTGACGAACGTGGTCGCTGCAGGGACCCCAGAGGACGTCGTCAGTCGTGTACAGGATTATTGTGACGCAGGATGTACGGAGCCCGTTCTCTACTCGTTAGGTGATAACGTAGAGGAAGTTATCGACGTCTTCGCAGAGTTCAAATCGGAATAG
- a CDS encoding aspartate aminotransferase family protein, translated as MSGQESESDTTLNEIERTDKEYVFGTWSFQSEVSPTQIIDTDGVTFTDANGNEYIDFSGQLMCSNLGHSAERVTEAVSKQINETAYVAPGFTTEARANLGKKLAEVTPGDLSKTFFSTSGTEAVEAAIKIARFSTGKQKIISRYRSYHGATYGSISVTGDPRRLAAEPGIPGTIKAPDPYAYGSTLDPMQSLEYIEEMLKLEGDTVAAVLVEPIVGSNGILVPPDEYLPRLKEIAHQHGALLICDEVMSGFGRTGEWFGCDVFDVEPDIMTMAKGLTGAYQPLGATIVNSEIADHFEDDMFCHGHTYSGHPAAVAAGLAAVETYQSENLIDQARETGEYLGARLDDLANSHPSVGDTRGVGLFRGIELTKSSNKRVPFGTRDDKVSKGSTVVDEVAAKAYENGVYVANMINTLIIAPPLTITDAEIDDAVAALDVALEVSDEAMEDGIMD; from the coding sequence ATGTCTGGTCAAGAAAGTGAGTCCGATACCACTCTCAACGAGATAGAACGGACTGACAAAGAGTACGTCTTCGGTACGTGGTCGTTTCAAAGTGAAGTGAGCCCAACACAGATAATAGACACCGACGGCGTCACCTTCACCGATGCGAACGGGAACGAATACATCGACTTTTCGGGACAGCTCATGTGCTCGAATCTCGGTCATTCCGCCGAGCGAGTTACGGAGGCCGTCTCCAAACAGATCAATGAAACGGCATACGTCGCCCCGGGCTTCACCACGGAAGCGCGTGCAAATCTCGGAAAGAAGTTAGCGGAGGTTACACCTGGTGACCTTTCGAAGACGTTCTTCTCGACGAGCGGGACGGAAGCGGTCGAGGCTGCGATCAAAATTGCGAGATTTTCCACTGGAAAGCAAAAGATCATCTCTCGATACCGTTCCTATCACGGAGCAACCTATGGATCCATTAGCGTAACAGGGGACCCTCGTCGGCTTGCAGCAGAACCCGGCATCCCGGGGACGATCAAAGCCCCCGACCCGTACGCCTACGGGTCGACATTGGATCCGATGCAGAGTCTCGAATACATAGAGGAAATGCTGAAGTTGGAAGGAGATACTGTCGCAGCGGTACTCGTCGAACCGATCGTCGGTTCGAACGGGATTCTCGTGCCACCCGATGAGTACCTCCCCCGACTCAAGGAGATCGCACACCAACACGGCGCTCTCTTGATTTGTGATGAGGTGATGTCCGGATTTGGACGAACCGGCGAGTGGTTTGGTTGTGACGTGTTCGACGTCGAACCCGACATTATGACGATGGCAAAAGGATTGACCGGAGCGTATCAACCACTCGGTGCCACCATCGTTAACAGTGAAATTGCCGACCACTTCGAAGACGATATGTTTTGCCACGGGCACACCTACTCCGGTCACCCAGCGGCGGTCGCCGCAGGGCTCGCGGCCGTCGAAACGTACCAATCGGAAAACCTCATCGATCAGGCACGGGAAACCGGAGAATATCTGGGCGCTCGTCTCGATGACCTCGCAAACAGTCACCCCAGTGTTGGTGACACACGGGGCGTTGGACTCTTCCGTGGAATCGAATTGACGAAGAGTTCGAACAAACGGGTCCCGTTCGGGACTCGGGACGACAAAGTCAGTAAGGGGAGTACAGTCGTAGACGAGGTGGCGGCCAAAGCCTACGAAAACGGCGTCTACGTTGCGAACATGATCAACACCCTCATTATCGCACCGCCGCTCACGATCACGGACGCCGAGATCGATGATGCGGTCGCTGCACTCGATGTTGCCCTCGAAGTATCAGACGAGGCGATGGAGGATGGAATCATGGACTGA